Proteins co-encoded in one Balearica regulorum gibbericeps isolate bBalReg1 chromosome 16, bBalReg1.pri, whole genome shotgun sequence genomic window:
- the PCIF1 gene encoding mRNA (2'-O-methyladenosine-N(6)-)-methyltransferase isoform X2 has protein sequence MANENHGSPAEEASLMSHSPGTSNQNQPSSPKPMRLVQDLPDELVQAGWEKCWSKRENRPYYFNRFTNQSLWEMPVLGQHDVISDPLGLNAAPMPLEGGMIDTSVESKQRKRRFSEEVPPSGNSVKKPKVDVPGNPAAQPVPSSPSIPGTSVLKAWCVSPEDKQQAALLRPTEVYWDLDIQTNAVIKQRAPSEVLSPHPEVELLRSQLILKLRQHYRELCQQREGIDPPRESFNRWMLERKVVDKGTDPLLPSDCEPVVSPSMFREIMNDIPIRLSRIKFREEAKRLLFKYAEAAKRLIESRSASPDSRKVVKWNVEDTFSWLRRDHSASKEDYMDRLEHLRKQCGPHVSAAAKDSVEGICSKIYYISLEYVKRIREKHLAILKENNISAEVEAPEVQDRLVYCYPVRLAIPSPPLPSVEMHMENNVACVRYKGEMVKVSRNYFSKLWLLYRYSCIDDSGFEKFLPRVWCLLRRYQMMFGVGLYEGTGLQGALPVHVFEALHKLFGVSFECFASPLNCYFKQYCSAFLDTDGYFGSRGPCLDFFPISGSFEANPPFCEELMDAMVSHFEKLLENSSEPLSFIVFIPEWRDPPTPALTRMEQSKFKRHQLILPAFDHEYRSGSQHVCKKEEMYYKAVHNTAVLFLQNSAGFAKWEPTPERLQELVAAYKHSGRTLSSSSSSSSSSSSSSSTADKERELGREQSSSRETNPN, from the exons ATGGCCAATGAGAATCACGGAAGCCCTGCGGAGGAAGCGTCTCTCATGAGTCACTCACCTGGCACCTCCAACCAGaaccagcccagctcccccaaACCTATGCGACTGGTACAGGACCTGCCAG ATGAGCTGGTGCAGGCTGGCTGGGAGAAGTGCTGGAGCAAGCGTGAAAATCGCCCTTACTACTTCAATCGCTTCACTAACCAGTCTCTGTGGGAAATGCCTGTTCTGGGACAGCACGATGTCATT TCAGACCCTCTGGGATTGAATGCGGCTCCAATGCCACTGGAAGGTGGGATGATAGATACCTCTGTGGAGAgcaagcaaaggaagaggagattCTCTGAAGAGGTTCCACCGAGCGGCAACAGTGTGAAAAAGCCCAAG GTGGACGTCCCAGGGAACCCAGCTGCTCAGCCAgtccccagctctcccagtaTTCCAGGAACCTCTGTTTTGAAGGCATGGTGTGTTTCACCCGAAGATAAACAACAGGCAGCTCTTCTACGACCAACTGA AGTATATTGGGACCTGGACATTCAGACAAATGCAGTGATTAAGCAGAGAGCACCATCTGAAGTGCTTTCTCCACACCCTGAGGTGGAGCTGCTTCGATCCCAGCTCATTCTCAAGCTGCGGCAACATTATCGTGAGCTCTGCCAACAGCGAGAAG GGATTGACCCCCCAAGGGAGTCCTTTAATCGCTGGATGTTGGAGAGGAAGGTGGTTGATAAAGGGACAGATCCTCTTTTACCGAGTGACTGTGAGCCAGTAGTGTCTCCTTCCATGTTCAGAGAGATCATGAATGACATTCCCATCAG GTTATCCAGAATCAAGTTCCGCGAGGAAGCCAAGAGACTGCTCTTCAAGTATGCCGAGGCTGCGAAACGGCTGATTGAATCCAG GAGTGCTTCTCCAGACAGCAGGAAGGTGGTGAAGTGGAACGTGGAGGACACCTTCAGCTGGCTGCGACGGGACCATTCTGCCTCTAAGGAGGACTACATG GACCGCCTGGAGCACTTACGCAAACAATGTGGGCCCCACGTGTCTGCTGCAGCAAAGGACTCTGTTGAAGGCATCTGCAGTAAGATTTACTACATATCCCTTGAATACGTCAAGCGGATCCGGGAGAAGCATCTTGCCATCCTCAAAGAGAACAATATATCTG CTGAGGTAGAAGCTCCTGAAGTCCAGGACAGGCTTGTATACTGTTACCCAGTGAGACTGGccatcccctccccaccacTCCCCAGCGTGGAaatgcacatggaaaacaatgtGGCATGTGTGCGGTACAAGGGGGAGATGGTGAAAGTGAGCCGCAACTACTTCAGCAAGCTG TGGCTTCTCTATCGGTACAGTTGCATTGATGACTCTGGCTTTGAAAAGTTTCTGCCCAGGGTTTGGTGCCTTCTCCGTCGATACCAG ATGATGTTCGGTGTGGGTCTATACGAAGGAACTGGTCTGCAGGGGGCACTTCCTGTGCACGTCTTTGAAGCTCTCCACAAACTCTTTGGAGTGAGTTTTGAATGCTTTGCATCGCCCCTGAATTGCTATTTTAAACAGTACTGTTCGGCCTTCTTGGATACAGACGGGTATTTTGGATCCAGGGG cCCGTGCCTGGATTTCTTCCCTATAAGTGGCTCTTTTGAGGCAAATCCTCCGTTCTGTGAGGAGCTGATGGATGCCATGGTCTCTCACTTTGAG AAACTGCTGGAGAACTCCAGTGAGCCTCTCTCCTTTATCGTCTTCATCCCTGAGTGGCGGGATCCTCCTACACCAGCCCTGACCCGCATGGAGCAGAGCAAGTTCAAGCGGCACCAGCTCATCCTGCCAGCCTTTGATCACGAATACCGCAGCGGGTCTCAGCACGTCTGCAAAAA GGAGGAGATGTACTACAAGGCCGTGCACAACACAGCCGTCCTCTTCCTGCAGAACAGTGCGGGCTTCGCCAAGTgggagcccacgccggagcgGCTGCAGGAGCTTGTTGCAGCCTACAAGCATTCAGGCCGGACCCTCAGctcctcatcctcttcctcgtcatcctcctcctcttcctcctccacagCAGACAAAGAGCGGGAGCTGGGCCgagagcaaagcagcagccgGGAGACCAATCCCAACTAA
- the PCIF1 gene encoding mRNA (2'-O-methyladenosine-N(6)-)-methyltransferase isoform X1 produces MANENHGSPAEEASLMSHSPGTSNQNQPSSPKPMRLVQDLPDELVQAGWEKCWSKRENRPYYFNRFTNQSLWEMPVLGQHDVISDPLGLNAAPMPLEGGMIDTSVESKQRKRRFSEEVPPSGNSVKKPKVDVPGNPAAQPVPSSPSIPGTSVLKAWCVSPEDKQQAALLRPTEVYWDLDIQTNAVIKQRAPSEVLSPHPEVELLRSQLILKLRQHYRELCQQREGIDPPRESFNRWMLERKVVDKGTDPLLPSDCEPVVSPSMFREIMNDIPIRLSRIKFREEAKRLLFKYAEAAKRLIESREDRRQLHCFGESMAVPSHTNVWKHFPEEAWRGVKGSASPDSRKVVKWNVEDTFSWLRRDHSASKEDYMDRLEHLRKQCGPHVSAAAKDSVEGICSKIYYISLEYVKRIREKHLAILKENNISAEVEAPEVQDRLVYCYPVRLAIPSPPLPSVEMHMENNVACVRYKGEMVKVSRNYFSKLWLLYRYSCIDDSGFEKFLPRVWCLLRRYQMMFGVGLYEGTGLQGALPVHVFEALHKLFGVSFECFASPLNCYFKQYCSAFLDTDGYFGSRGPCLDFFPISGSFEANPPFCEELMDAMVSHFEKLLENSSEPLSFIVFIPEWRDPPTPALTRMEQSKFKRHQLILPAFDHEYRSGSQHVCKKEEMYYKAVHNTAVLFLQNSAGFAKWEPTPERLQELVAAYKHSGRTLSSSSSSSSSSSSSSSTADKERELGREQSSSRETNPN; encoded by the exons ATGGCCAATGAGAATCACGGAAGCCCTGCGGAGGAAGCGTCTCTCATGAGTCACTCACCTGGCACCTCCAACCAGaaccagcccagctcccccaaACCTATGCGACTGGTACAGGACCTGCCAG ATGAGCTGGTGCAGGCTGGCTGGGAGAAGTGCTGGAGCAAGCGTGAAAATCGCCCTTACTACTTCAATCGCTTCACTAACCAGTCTCTGTGGGAAATGCCTGTTCTGGGACAGCACGATGTCATT TCAGACCCTCTGGGATTGAATGCGGCTCCAATGCCACTGGAAGGTGGGATGATAGATACCTCTGTGGAGAgcaagcaaaggaagaggagattCTCTGAAGAGGTTCCACCGAGCGGCAACAGTGTGAAAAAGCCCAAG GTGGACGTCCCAGGGAACCCAGCTGCTCAGCCAgtccccagctctcccagtaTTCCAGGAACCTCTGTTTTGAAGGCATGGTGTGTTTCACCCGAAGATAAACAACAGGCAGCTCTTCTACGACCAACTGA AGTATATTGGGACCTGGACATTCAGACAAATGCAGTGATTAAGCAGAGAGCACCATCTGAAGTGCTTTCTCCACACCCTGAGGTGGAGCTGCTTCGATCCCAGCTCATTCTCAAGCTGCGGCAACATTATCGTGAGCTCTGCCAACAGCGAGAAG GGATTGACCCCCCAAGGGAGTCCTTTAATCGCTGGATGTTGGAGAGGAAGGTGGTTGATAAAGGGACAGATCCTCTTTTACCGAGTGACTGTGAGCCAGTAGTGTCTCCTTCCATGTTCAGAGAGATCATGAATGACATTCCCATCAG GTTATCCAGAATCAAGTTCCGCGAGGAAGCCAAGAGACTGCTCTTCAAGTATGCCGAGGCTGCGAAACGGCTGATTGAATCCAG AGAGGACAGAAGACAGCTACACTGTTTTGGAGAGAGCATGGCAGTTCCTAGTCATACAAATGTCTGGAAGCACTTTCCAGAGGAGGCCTGGAGGGGAGTGAAAGG GAGTGCTTCTCCAGACAGCAGGAAGGTGGTGAAGTGGAACGTGGAGGACACCTTCAGCTGGCTGCGACGGGACCATTCTGCCTCTAAGGAGGACTACATG GACCGCCTGGAGCACTTACGCAAACAATGTGGGCCCCACGTGTCTGCTGCAGCAAAGGACTCTGTTGAAGGCATCTGCAGTAAGATTTACTACATATCCCTTGAATACGTCAAGCGGATCCGGGAGAAGCATCTTGCCATCCTCAAAGAGAACAATATATCTG CTGAGGTAGAAGCTCCTGAAGTCCAGGACAGGCTTGTATACTGTTACCCAGTGAGACTGGccatcccctccccaccacTCCCCAGCGTGGAaatgcacatggaaaacaatgtGGCATGTGTGCGGTACAAGGGGGAGATGGTGAAAGTGAGCCGCAACTACTTCAGCAAGCTG TGGCTTCTCTATCGGTACAGTTGCATTGATGACTCTGGCTTTGAAAAGTTTCTGCCCAGGGTTTGGTGCCTTCTCCGTCGATACCAG ATGATGTTCGGTGTGGGTCTATACGAAGGAACTGGTCTGCAGGGGGCACTTCCTGTGCACGTCTTTGAAGCTCTCCACAAACTCTTTGGAGTGAGTTTTGAATGCTTTGCATCGCCCCTGAATTGCTATTTTAAACAGTACTGTTCGGCCTTCTTGGATACAGACGGGTATTTTGGATCCAGGGG cCCGTGCCTGGATTTCTTCCCTATAAGTGGCTCTTTTGAGGCAAATCCTCCGTTCTGTGAGGAGCTGATGGATGCCATGGTCTCTCACTTTGAG AAACTGCTGGAGAACTCCAGTGAGCCTCTCTCCTTTATCGTCTTCATCCCTGAGTGGCGGGATCCTCCTACACCAGCCCTGACCCGCATGGAGCAGAGCAAGTTCAAGCGGCACCAGCTCATCCTGCCAGCCTTTGATCACGAATACCGCAGCGGGTCTCAGCACGTCTGCAAAAA GGAGGAGATGTACTACAAGGCCGTGCACAACACAGCCGTCCTCTTCCTGCAGAACAGTGCGGGCTTCGCCAAGTgggagcccacgccggagcgGCTGCAGGAGCTTGTTGCAGCCTACAAGCATTCAGGCCGGACCCTCAGctcctcatcctcttcctcgtcatcctcctcctcttcctcctccacagCAGACAAAGAGCGGGAGCTGGGCCgagagcaaagcagcagccgGGAGACCAATCCCAACTAA